The Parabacteroides sp. AD58 genome includes a window with the following:
- a CDS encoding M24 family metallopeptidase — MIAENLIHDYQMKWMRIQKVMQEKGADGCLLSNGINLFYTTGHMYNGYFYLPAEGKPYFFIKRPNGIEGEHVIYLRKPEQLPDLFRENNLLMPEKLLLEADELSYSDYIRLQNIFQPKECMNATAILRQIRRVKTPWEIEQTRLCARQHEAVYREIPSCFKPGMTDLDFQFEIENRMRKHGSLGLFRAFGPNMDIYMGSILTGSNAETPSPFDFALGGGGMDASCPLGANGTPLKEGMAIMVDMAGNYTPYMTDMTRVFSVGKLTDKAYHAHEVSRRIHQEIEIAVRPGVACADLYQLALRIVEEEGLAAYFMGTKQQAKFVGHGVGLQINELPVLTPRSKEILEENMIFALEPKFVLPEIGAVGVENTYLVTAQGCEKLTLSPEEIINLL; from the coding sequence ATGATTGCAGAGAACTTGATCCATGACTATCAAATGAAATGGATGCGTATCCAGAAAGTGATGCAAGAGAAAGGAGCCGACGGTTGCCTCTTGTCAAATGGAATAAATCTATTTTACACAACCGGACACATGTATAACGGGTATTTCTATCTTCCTGCAGAAGGAAAACCTTACTTCTTCATCAAACGTCCGAATGGTATAGAAGGTGAACACGTCATTTATCTCCGTAAACCTGAGCAATTACCGGATTTATTCCGAGAGAACAACCTTCTGATGCCAGAAAAGCTTCTCCTCGAAGCAGACGAACTGTCTTATTCTGACTATATCCGCCTACAAAATATATTCCAACCGAAAGAATGTATGAATGCAACCGCTATACTTCGGCAAATCAGACGGGTAAAAACGCCTTGGGAAATAGAACAAACCCGCTTGTGTGCCCGCCAGCATGAAGCTGTATATCGGGAAATTCCATCCTGTTTTAAACCGGGTATGACAGATCTGGACTTCCAGTTTGAGATCGAAAACCGAATGAGGAAACATGGGTCTTTAGGACTTTTCCGCGCGTTTGGTCCTAACATGGATATTTATATGGGCAGTATTCTAACCGGCTCAAATGCAGAAACGCCTTCACCCTTCGACTTTGCTTTAGGCGGCGGTGGTATGGATGCATCTTGTCCGTTAGGAGCTAACGGAACACCACTGAAAGAAGGCATGGCCATCATGGTTGACATGGCAGGCAACTATACTCCATACATGACTGACATGACCCGAGTTTTCTCTGTGGGAAAACTGACAGACAAAGCTTACCATGCCCACGAAGTTTCCCGAAGAATACATCAGGAAATCGAAATAGCTGTTCGCCCGGGTGTTGCTTGTGCCGACTTATATCAGTTAGCCTTACGGATTGTGGAAGAAGAAGGACTGGCTGCCTATTTTATGGGCACCAAACAACAAGCCAAATTTGTAGGACACGGTGTAGGACTTCAGATTAATGAGCTTCCCGTGCTAACGCCCCGTTCCAAAGAAATCCTGGAGGAAAACATGATTTTTGCCCTTGAGCCCAAATTTGTTCTGCCAGAAATCGGAGCCGTTGGTGTTGAAAACACCTACTTGGTCACAGCACAAGGATGCGAAAAGTTAACACTCTCACCCGAAGAGATCATCAATTTATTATAA
- a CDS encoding alkaline phosphatase — protein MKKTLSLLLLLTLIFIPARAADVQDVKPTKNVILFISDGTSLATVSTARWLQWYSHSDKPNLNIDPYICGTVRTHSSNAPIGDSAPTTSCYVSGQPSQTGFVSTYPVNCGNDDIYPTDPNRAYQPTMTLLEAVKMFKGGSTGLVFTCEFPHATPADCSAHSYNRGKYEWIAPQMVHNNLDVVIGGGVSILSDDMEKYLKDNGYSVYRNDLKGMRADTNNKMWALYADREMSYDLDRNPDEQPSIEEMTKKAIEKLSKNDKGFFLMVEGSKVDWAAHANDPVGMATDFLAFDRAVGAALEFAKQNGETTVIVTADHGNSGISIGRESCKGYDKLTKDQLFKNLSQFKLTAEGFAKKVNTIPNSEVQSLFREQAGFELTKEELDALNNCKDYKFSPIPEAERHEKSQASMYSNSLSGLMSQIITSRTCMGFTTHGHTGEEVFLASYHPQGDRPMGMHTNIELNHYMCSLYGFEPSFLSDMSNKYFARHTDVFQDYTCEIIPAKEGEVAPTLIVKNKKDKKKQLTIHAFTNVVKAGKKADQDIILNSVVVYVDKNNTFYLPESLVDFLK, from the coding sequence ATGAAAAAGACATTATCCCTGTTGTTACTGCTTACCTTGATCTTTATTCCGGCAAGAGCAGCAGACGTACAAGACGTTAAGCCTACCAAAAATGTCATCCTGTTCATCAGCGACGGAACATCTTTGGCTACGGTCTCAACAGCCCGGTGGTTACAATGGTATTCACATTCCGACAAACCGAATCTGAATATCGATCCCTACATTTGTGGTACCGTACGTACTCATTCCTCGAATGCGCCTATCGGCGACTCGGCACCAACGACTTCCTGTTATGTTTCCGGTCAACCCAGTCAGACAGGATTTGTATCTACATATCCGGTCAATTGTGGAAACGATGATATTTATCCGACAGATCCAAACCGGGCTTATCAGCCGACAATGACCTTACTTGAAGCTGTAAAGATGTTTAAAGGTGGATCGACGGGCTTGGTTTTCACTTGCGAATTTCCGCACGCTACGCCGGCAGACTGCTCGGCTCACAGTTATAACCGAGGAAAATATGAATGGATTGCTCCGCAGATGGTTCACAATAACTTAGACGTTGTCATCGGAGGTGGTGTATCAATCTTGTCGGATGATATGGAAAAATACCTGAAAGATAATGGATACAGCGTCTATAGAAACGATCTGAAAGGCATGCGCGCTGACACAAACAACAAAATGTGGGCTCTGTATGCAGACCGTGAAATGTCATACGACCTCGACCGTAATCCGGATGAGCAACCGTCTATTGAAGAAATGACTAAGAAAGCTATTGAGAAGCTTTCCAAAAACGACAAAGGATTTTTCCTGATGGTAGAAGGAAGTAAAGTAGACTGGGCTGCTCATGCCAATGATCCGGTAGGAATGGCTACAGACTTCCTGGCATTCGACCGCGCTGTTGGTGCAGCTCTCGAATTTGCCAAGCAAAATGGTGAAACGACTGTCATTGTAACAGCCGATCATGGTAATAGTGGAATCAGCATCGGCCGGGAATCTTGCAAAGGATATGATAAGCTGACTAAAGACCAACTGTTCAAGAACCTGTCACAGTTCAAACTGACAGCCGAAGGCTTTGCCAAGAAAGTCAATACGATTCCTAATTCAGAAGTACAAAGTCTGTTCCGCGAACAAGCCGGCTTTGAACTGACAAAAGAAGAGCTGGACGCTTTGAACAACTGTAAGGATTATAAATTCAGTCCGATTCCGGAAGCTGAACGCCACGAGAAAAGCCAGGCTTCTATGTACAGCAACTCTTTATCAGGTTTGATGTCACAGATTATTACAAGCCGCACCTGCATGGGATTCACTACACACGGCCATACCGGTGAAGAAGTATTCTTAGCAAGTTATCATCCGCAGGGTGATCGTCCGATGGGTATGCATACCAATATCGAGCTGAACCACTATATGTGCAGCTTATATGGATTCGAACCTTCGTTCTTAAGTGACATGAGCAACAAATACTTCGCCCGTCACACCGATGTTTTCCAAGATTATACTTGCGAAATAATTCCGGCAAAAGAAGGAGAAGTAGCTCCTACACTGATAGTCAAGAATAAGAAAGACAAGAAGAAACAACTCACGATTCATGCCTTTACCAACGTAGTAAAAGCTGGCAAGAAAGCCGATCAGGACATTATTCTGAATTCGGTTGTTGTTTACGTAGATAAGAATAATACTTTCTACTTACCGGAATCGCTTGTTGATTTCCTGAAATAA
- a CDS encoding MBL fold metallo-hydrolase, whose product MKRREWIGCMTALAFSGLSAYANKKEEFLPKELFQEEEKQTESWTQGSAKFFWIRDNAEEKRMPNQLFTGTDQKIINQLSPEGGALASISCFLVQINGKNILFDTGNGKADSRLLPNLASLQIKPEDIHYLFITHFHGDHIGGMLSGDKVVFSQAEVYVPQKEYDAWTQMPADKNGQVVKTMKAYEKKLHKFSEGDTLPEGIIAKNAYGHTPGHTIYQLNETLIVGDLLHGAQIQLPHPEICASFDMDKTLAIQCRKQYLQYVKDKHLMMAGMHLPAPGFMSWKKI is encoded by the coding sequence ATGAAAAGACGTGAATGGATTGGCTGTATGACAGCTCTGGCTTTTTCCGGGCTTTCTGCTTACGCCAATAAAAAAGAAGAATTCCTTCCCAAAGAACTTTTCCAGGAAGAAGAAAAACAAACGGAATCATGGACTCAAGGCAGCGCCAAATTCTTCTGGATACGTGATAATGCCGAAGAAAAACGAATGCCGAACCAACTGTTTACGGGCACCGATCAAAAGATTATCAACCAATTATCACCTGAAGGCGGAGCATTGGCCTCCATCAGCTGCTTTCTGGTACAGATCAATGGGAAAAATATCTTGTTTGATACGGGAAACGGGAAAGCAGACAGCCGCCTGTTGCCCAACTTGGCTTCCCTGCAAATCAAGCCGGAAGATATTCATTACCTGTTTATAACCCATTTCCACGGCGATCATATCGGAGGTATGTTGTCGGGAGATAAGGTTGTATTCAGTCAGGCAGAAGTTTACGTACCGCAAAAGGAATATGATGCCTGGACACAAATGCCGGCAGATAAAAACGGACAAGTGGTAAAGACCATGAAGGCGTATGAAAAGAAATTGCATAAATTCAGTGAAGGAGACACACTGCCTGAAGGAATCATTGCCAAGAATGCTTACGGGCATACACCCGGACATACTATTTACCAGCTAAACGAAACATTGATTGTCGGCGATTTGCTGCACGGAGCACAAATACAGCTGCCTCATCCGGAAATCTGTGCTTCGTTCGACATGGATAAAACCCTTGCCATCCAATGCCGGAAACAGTACCTACAGTATGTAAAAGACAAGCATTTAATGATGGCAGGCATGCATTTACCGGCTCCCGGATTTATGAGCTGGAAAAAAATTTGA
- the trpB gene encoding tryptophan synthase subunit beta, protein METYQVNQNGYYGEFGGAYIPEILHRCVEELRINYRKVIDDPNFQQEFHQLLKDYVGRPSPLYLAKRLSELYGCKIYLKREDLNHTGAHKINNAIGQILLAKRMGKSRIIAETGAGQHGVATATVCALMNLECVVYMGKTDVERQHANVQKMEMLGARVVPVTSGNMTLKDATNEAIRDWCCHPADTYYVIGSTVGPHPYPDMVARLQSVISQEIKQQLLEKEGRDYPDYLMACVGGGSNAAGTIYHYLDDLRVKIVLAEAGGLGITTGKSAATIHLGRKGVIHGSKTLVIQNEDGQIEEPYSISAGLDYPGIGPMHANLAKTRRAQILAINDDEALEAAFLLTRLEGIIPALESAHALGALPKMKFKPDDVVVLTVSGRGDKDMDTYIKYKNQH, encoded by the coding sequence ATGGAAACGTATCAAGTCAATCAAAATGGGTATTACGGTGAATTCGGCGGAGCTTATATTCCCGAAATCCTTCACCGTTGTGTGGAAGAACTCCGAATCAATTATCGGAAAGTAATAGATGATCCCAATTTTCAGCAAGAATTTCATCAGTTGTTGAAAGATTACGTTGGTCGTCCTTCTCCTCTATATCTGGCTAAACGGCTCAGCGAATTGTACGGATGCAAAATCTATCTGAAGCGCGAAGACCTGAATCATACAGGAGCTCATAAAATCAATAATGCGATCGGACAAATTCTGTTAGCCAAACGGATGGGGAAAAGCCGTATTATTGCAGAAACCGGTGCTGGACAACACGGTGTGGCTACAGCTACAGTTTGCGCATTGATGAACCTGGAATGTGTTGTTTATATGGGAAAAACCGATGTTGAGCGCCAACATGCCAACGTACAGAAGATGGAAATGCTCGGTGCACGGGTCGTACCGGTTACTTCCGGCAACATGACACTGAAAGATGCTACCAACGAAGCCATCCGCGACTGGTGCTGTCATCCGGCTGATACGTATTATGTAATCGGATCAACAGTTGGTCCGCATCCTTATCCGGATATGGTTGCCCGGTTGCAATCGGTCATCAGCCAGGAAATCAAACAGCAGTTACTTGAAAAGGAAGGCCGGGATTATCCGGATTATCTGATGGCTTGTGTAGGAGGCGGAAGCAATGCGGCCGGAACCATTTATCATTACCTGGACGACCTGCGTGTTAAGATCGTTCTTGCCGAGGCCGGCGGGTTAGGCATTACAACCGGAAAGAGTGCCGCTACCATTCACTTAGGCAGAAAAGGTGTTATCCACGGTTCGAAAACACTTGTCATCCAGAATGAAGACGGTCAGATAGAAGAGCCTTATTCGATTTCGGCAGGACTTGATTATCCGGGTATCGGACCGATGCACGCCAACTTGGCGAAAACCCGCAGAGCTCAAATACTTGCCATTAACGACGATGAAGCTTTGGAGGCAGCTTTCCTGCTTACTCGTCTTGAAGGTATTATTCCGGCTCTCGAAAGTGCTCACGCCTTGGGTGCTTTACCTAAGATGAAGTTCAAACCGGACGACGTAGTTGTCCTGACAGTTTCAGGACGCGGCGACAAAGACATGGATACGTATATCAAATATAAGAACCAACATTAA